Proteins encoded within one genomic window of Deinococcus aestuarii:
- a CDS encoding tyrosine-type recombinase/integrase, which translates to MKAAPTRRKPATPAKQQRGKIGLPSIVERADGRWALTVELAPHPDGRRHRLQRTCATREEALEAARAINYQAAQRLPRQARDLTVRQLLAHWSARQPVGEHSTSVNRAWLITIIESKLGDRPVMKITATEVQNLLADLAREQRAPSTVAKCHRLLRTALRDAVAQGVLAANPADTLRTPAVPSRIQDEAWTQEEVARIVRAARGSRIHALVIVALSTGARLGELVGARLEDYDPQTGTLSIEGTAKRGGGRGKGKTAAAHRQCPLPVSAQRVMRVHLGQVAQARADAGPLWGQRQETTEETRRKQQEASRRRAARPLPAGWIPASPPAAPYEPLFPTANGTPWQPGNVRKHWAQVLEAAGLPFRRFHSIRSAFITAALQDGNLSLSDIQATVGHRSPQMTLRYAQRVRGRQQQVAAAAARGLGLDAALEET; encoded by the coding sequence GTGAAGGCAGCGCCTACCCGAAGAAAGCCCGCCACCCCAGCAAAACAGCAGCGTGGCAAGATCGGTCTGCCCTCGATCGTCGAGCGCGCGGACGGTCGCTGGGCGCTGACTGTCGAACTCGCGCCCCACCCGGACGGCAGACGCCACCGCCTCCAGCGCACCTGCGCCACGCGTGAGGAGGCCCTGGAGGCCGCGCGCGCCATCAACTACCAGGCAGCGCAGCGGCTGCCCCGGCAGGCCCGCGACCTCACCGTACGCCAGCTGCTGGCTCACTGGTCGGCGCGTCAGCCGGTGGGCGAGCACAGTACCTCTGTGAACCGGGCGTGGCTGATCACCATCATCGAGAGCAAGCTTGGTGACCGTCCCGTCATGAAGATAACGGCCACGGAGGTGCAGAACCTGCTCGCGGACCTCGCCCGCGAGCAGCGGGCTCCCAGCACGGTCGCCAAGTGCCACCGGCTGCTGCGTACCGCCCTGCGAGACGCCGTGGCCCAAGGGGTCCTGGCGGCCAACCCGGCCGACACCCTCAGGACACCAGCCGTCCCCTCACGGATTCAGGACGAGGCCTGGACCCAGGAGGAGGTGGCCCGGATCGTGCGGGCCGCGCGGGGCAGCCGGATTCACGCCCTGGTCATCGTCGCCCTGTCCACCGGGGCGCGCCTCGGGGAGCTGGTAGGGGCTCGCCTAGAGGACTACGATCCGCAGACGGGCACCCTGAGCATCGAGGGCACCGCCAAGCGGGGCGGGGGCCGGGGCAAGGGGAAGACTGCGGCCGCCCACCGGCAGTGCCCTCTCCCGGTGAGCGCGCAGCGGGTGATGAGGGTGCACCTCGGGCAGGTGGCCCAGGCGCGCGCGGACGCGGGGCCCCTGTGGGGCCAGCGGCAGGAGACGACCGAGGAGACCCGGCGCAAGCAGCAGGAGGCGAGCCGCCGCCGCGCCGCACGGCCGCTGCCCGCTGGCTGGATCCCCGCGTCCCCGCCGGCAGCCCCCTACGAGCCGCTGTTTCCCACCGCGAACGGGACTCCGTGGCAGCCGGGCAACGTCCGCAAGCACTGGGCGCAGGTGCTCGAGGCTGCCGGACTTCCCTTCCGCCGCTTCCACTCCATCCGCTCGGCGTTCATCACCGCGGCGCTGCAGGACGGCAACCTGAGCCTCTCGGACATCCAGGCGACGGTCGGCCACAGGTCGCCCCAGATGACCCTGCGCTATGCCCAGCGGGTGCGGGGCCGTCAGCAGCAGGTGGCCGCCGCGGCCGCACGTGGCCTGGGACTTGATGCGGCCCTGGAGGAGACCTGA
- a CDS encoding helix-turn-helix domain-containing protein, whose protein sequence is MSMGQKSATVLGLDAHAAGQFIRQRRVALGLTLAQVVEQTTLPSTQYLSGLESGRTHVGRSRHLPGLVTALALTPDEVSQLTGTASPAATTHVREQPVADAWIARPLISAVILTKSTGTRFYILPDAQGRFSQTRVDVQRGVEHPATDLVVIRVNHDEQTLEGGRHYIVRRRQGDGFSSHFERALAVTTKENIPHLVLGDDLLSPEEVVVFGRVISETRFL, encoded by the coding sequence ATGAGTATGGGACAAAAATCCGCAACTGTACTTGGGCTAGACGCCCATGCAGCAGGCCAGTTCATCCGACAGCGCCGAGTGGCCTTGGGCCTCACCCTGGCACAGGTGGTCGAACAGACCACGCTGCCGAGTACCCAGTACCTCAGCGGCCTTGAATCTGGCCGCACCCATGTAGGGCGCAGCCGACATCTCCCCGGGCTGGTCACTGCCCTGGCGCTAACCCCAGACGAAGTGAGTCAGCTAACAGGTACGGCATCTCCGGCCGCGACGACGCACGTCCGGGAACAGCCTGTGGCCGATGCCTGGATCGCCCGTCCTCTGATTTCGGCCGTCATCCTTACCAAGTCCACAGGCACCCGCTTCTACATTCTGCCCGACGCGCAGGGCAGGTTTTCGCAGACCCGTGTGGACGTCCAACGGGGAGTGGAGCATCCGGCGACGGATCTCGTCGTGATTCGCGTGAATCACGACGAGCAGACGCTGGAGGGAGGACGCCACTACATCGTCAGGCGGCGCCAGGGCGATGGGTTTTCCAGCCACTTCGAGCGCGCCCTTGCGGTGACTACGAAGGAGAACATTCCTCACCTCGTACTTGGAGATGACCTCCTCTCGCCGGAGGAGGTGGTCGTGTTCGGCCGGGTCATCTCCGAGACTCGGTTCCTGTGA
- a CDS encoding helix-turn-helix domain-containing protein encodes MVFDLALLARLPELITRLEQQLNQMQGPTPTQDQILRTHEAAALLSIGEAELLALARSGQIPCWRLGNGWRYSRRQLMEAFYARARTNLRADDQAAD; translated from the coding sequence ATGGTGTTCGACCTCGCCCTCCTCGCGCGTCTGCCAGAGCTGATCACACGGCTGGAGCAGCAGCTGAACCAGATGCAGGGACCCACCCCCACTCAGGATCAGATCCTCCGAACACATGAGGCCGCGGCGCTGCTGAGCATCGGTGAGGCCGAGCTGCTGGCACTCGCCCGGTCGGGGCAGATCCCGTGCTGGCGCCTGGGCAACGGCTGGCGCTACTCACGCCGTCAGCTGATGGAGGCGTTCTATGCCCGCGCGCGGACCAACCTGCGCGCCGATGATCAGGCCGCCGACTAG